In the Sarcophilus harrisii chromosome 1, mSarHar1.11, whole genome shotgun sequence genome, one interval contains:
- the STARD3NL gene encoding STARD3 N-terminal-like protein → MNHLPDDLENALSGSQGSHPSLLNVHSINPTQLMARIESYEGREKKGISDVRRTFCLFVTFDLLFVTLLWIIELNVNGGIETTLEKEVVQYDYYSSYFDIFLLAVFRFKVLILAYAVCRLRHWWAVALTTAVTSAFLLVKVILSKLFSQGAFGYVLPIISFILAWIETWFLDFKVLPQEAEEDNRLLLVQDASERAALIQPPGGLSDGQFYSPPESEAGSDEESEEKQDSEKPVL, encoded by the exons ATGAATCATCTGCCGGATGATCTGGAAAATGCCCTCAGCGGAAGTCAGGGCTCCCATCCTTCTCTGCTCAACGTCCACTCCATCAACCCCACCCAGCTGATGGCCAGGATCGAGTCCTATGAAGGGCGGGAGAAGAAAGGCATCTCTGACGTCAGAAGGACTTTCTGTTTGTTTGTCACCTTTGACCTCTTGTTTGTTACTCTGCTGTGGATAATAGAGTTAAAT GTGAATGGGGGCATCGAGACCACGCTGGAGAAGGAGGTGGTGCAGTACGACTACTACTCCTCTTACTTTGACATATTT CTCCTGGCCGTTTTTCGGTTTAAAGTGTTGATCCTCGCATATGCCGTGTGCAGGCTGCGCCACTGGTGGGCCGTAGCG TTGACGACAGCTGTGACGAGTGCCTTTTTATTAGTCAAAGTCATTCTTTCCAAG CTCTTCTCCCAGGGGGCTTTTGGATACGTGCTGCCCATCATTTCATTCATCCTTGCTTGGATCGAAACCTGGTTCCTGGATTTCAAAGTATTGCCTCAAGAAGCGGAGGAAGACAACA GACTTCTGCTGGTTCAGGACGCTTCGGAGAGGGCGGCCCTCATCCAGCCGCCCGGGGGGCTCTCGGATGGGCAGTTTTATTCCCCACCTGAGTCTGAAGCAG